From the Winogradskyella forsetii genome, the window AAAACGGTAAACCTCGAATAATTCCGTTCGCTAAATTGGTAATCGACCGTAATTCGCATTTCGGAAGTAATAGGAAATGTGGGATTGAAAATAAGTTCGCCAGCGTTATAATCAATAATATAATCGTTGTTTTCGCCACGTTCTAAAGGAATGCCATTGACATAAACCGTTTCACTACCAGAAACGATAAGCACGTACAATTCATTATTGGAACCACGTAATTTGTATGGGCCTTGATTCCCTTCTTGCGCAGTGAATTGTGTCGTCGTAAATTGACCTCGCACCAAAGCTCCAGAAGCAAAAACAGATGTTTTTTCACTCAAATTAGCATTGACCAACAATCCTTGAACTCGTTTTGAAAAATTCGCGAAATAGCTTCCGGTGTTTTCCAAATCGATATCGCCAGCTCTTATATTCCAATCGTCACTAAACAATTCAATAAATACTTGGTCAAATTCATCCAACCGTTGGGAATAACCGCTTTCTTGCAATGGAATATTAGCGTCTTGAATGGAAGCCCTCAGTGAGACTTTATCACTCAGTTTTCCAGAAATCTGTAAATCGAGTTCACTGTTCAATACCGAGTTCTGATTATTTCCAATGGTAACACCTCGCGAAATACTTCCTGAAGTCGTCAAGCCATCAAAAGGCGTAAATGTGTTTTTAGTGGTTGTATTTTGTAAGGTATATAATTGCTGAAACTGTGATGAACGCTCAACAATCACCGCATCGTCCAATTGCCTGTAAACTTGAGTTAGAAATTTCGGATAACGTAAATACGAAATTTGAATGGTATCAATTTCAGTAGGTTGTTTGAAACGCAAAATAGCTTTAGCAAAATCAATAGTATATAATGTCGAATCCAAGATTTTATTATCTTTTGTTCTAACCGAAAATCGTGTGGGATTGATACTCACGGAATCAATTTGAATAGAATCCTCAACGGCTACCTTCTTTAGTCTAAAATTTGGCTCTTGCTCTTGGGAAAAACCCAAAAAACCAGATAGAATTAAAAGAAAAAGTAGTACGTTTTTCATGTAGTTTAATAACTGTTTTAAGCGCAGAATATTTTATGGTTGCAGTTGTTTAGAACTTTTCGTTAAAACATGCTTAAAATAATGGTGTAAAAGTAGCGTATTATTTAATTTAGGCATTTGGTAAAAAAATACATAAGTTTTGTAATTACGTGACACAAATTGATACTGTGTTATTTTTTCCAACGGAAAAGGAATTCGTGGTAACCACTAGTATTTAAAAATTGGGTATTCATTTTAAATCATTTTGCATCGACTCTTATAAATTCAGCCGCGAATTTCACGAATTGTCACGAATTCATTAGTTATTGAAATAACGAATTAAATTATTGACTATCTATTTCACGAATAAAACAGACTAAAAGTCTGTTTAATAATCCTATTGATTTCGGTCAATAGATGTTTAGTCAACTTATTCACAAAATAAAATTCGTGTATTTGTGGCATTAGGATTACATGTTTTTATTTTTGTCATGTACTAATAAAAATTTTAGATTATGAAAATAGCTTCTTACAACGTCAATGGTATCAGAGCAGCCGTAAAAAAAGGTTTTGTGGACTGGTTAAAAGCCACAAATGCTGATGTTATTTGTTTGCAAGAAATTAAAGCGATGGAAGAACAACTTGACCTGGATTTGTTTACCGAAGCAGGTTATGAGTATAATTATTGGTACAGCGCCCAAAAAAAAGGCTATAGCGGTGTTGCTATTCTATGCAAAAAGAAACCAAACCATATTGAATTCGGAACAGGAATAGAATCCATGGATTTTGAAGGTCGAAATATTAGAGTCGATTATGATACCGTTTCCGTAATGAGCATGTATTTACCATCTGGAACCAACGACGCCAGACTATCCCATAAGTTTGAGTATATGAATCTCATTCATGAGTATTTAAATGAACTTCAAAAGCAAATACCAAACTTGGTGGTTTGTGGCGATTATAACATTTGCCATGAGGAAATAGATATCCACAACCCAAAAATGAAAGGTGTTTCAGGATTTTTACCAGAAGAACGCGAGTGGTTGGGCGAATTTATTGACAGCGGATTCATCGATAGCTTTAGGTATTTACATCCTGAGCGTCAGGAATTTTCTTGGTGGAGTTATCGCGCAAATGCCAGAGCTAATAACAAAGGTTGGCGATTGGATTATGCCATGGTTAGTGAACCCTTACAAGAAAAAATAAAACGCAGCGTTATACTAACCGATGCGGTTCATAGTGACCATTGTCCAATTTTATTGGAATTAGATGTATAAAATTAAACTTAACCTAAATTATAAAACATGATTAAAAAAATTTCATTATTAGCCCTAACACTTGCATTATTCAGCTCATGTGTATCAAAAAAAATATACACGGATTTAGAAGATAAGTACACCAATTTAAAAAAGGAAAATCGAAGCTTAACGGACGAAGTGGAAACCTTATCAAGTGATAAAACCAAACTTTCTAACGAATTAGATCAATTGCAAACAGCTTATGATGAAGCCGTTGCAGAACGCGATAAATTACAGGGTGAATATGCAGCCGCTAAATCAAATCTAGAGACGTTGAAGGCTTCATACAAAGCTTTGGAAGAAAATAGTTCGGCATCGATTGCAAAAAATTCGCAAAAAAACAGAGAGCTTTTAGCACAATTAGAAGCGAAGGAGCAAGCCTTAGCAGCAGAAAACGAACGTTTAAATACCTTAAAGCAAGAATTGGAAAACCGTTCGAAACGTGTGGCAGAATTAGAAAATGTGATTGCATCAAAAGATGCTGCCATGAACAAATTAAAAGATGCCATTTCTAAAGCCTTAACCAATTTTGAAGGTAAAGGCTTAACGGTAGAGCAACGCAATGGCAAAGTATATATTTCCATGGAAAACAAATTGTTGTTTGAATCGGGAAGTTGGTACGTTGGCGCACAAGGGAAACAAGCTGTAAAACAATTAGGTAGTGTTTTGGCTGAAAATCCTGAAATTT encodes:
- a CDS encoding exodeoxyribonuclease III — protein: MKIASYNVNGIRAAVKKGFVDWLKATNADVICLQEIKAMEEQLDLDLFTEAGYEYNYWYSAQKKGYSGVAILCKKKPNHIEFGTGIESMDFEGRNIRVDYDTVSVMSMYLPSGTNDARLSHKFEYMNLIHEYLNELQKQIPNLVVCGDYNICHEEIDIHNPKMKGVSGFLPEEREWLGEFIDSGFIDSFRYLHPERQEFSWWSYRANARANNKGWRLDYAMVSEPLQEKIKRSVILTDAVHSDHCPILLELDV
- a CDS encoding OmpA/MotB family protein; the encoded protein is MIKKISLLALTLALFSSCVSKKIYTDLEDKYTNLKKENRSLTDEVETLSSDKTKLSNELDQLQTAYDEAVAERDKLQGEYAAAKSNLETLKASYKALEENSSASIAKNSQKNRELLAQLEAKEQALAAENERLNTLKQELENRSKRVAELENVIASKDAAMNKLKDAISKALTNFEGKGLTVEQRNGKVYISMENKLLFESGSWYVGAQGKQAVKQLGSVLAENPEISVLIEGHTDNVPYNGNAQLSGNWDLSAKRATAIVNILRENEAINPENLTAAGRGEFAPIATNDTAEGKAKNRRIEVILTPKLDEISKLLNEI